In the genome of Microthrixaceae bacterium, one region contains:
- a CDS encoding histidine phosphatase family protein — protein sequence MELVLVRHGQPRWVVDGRNRNDPELTERGHLQAQRVAQRLGDPASDPLDGPVDHLIVSPARRAAETASPIATALDVGSTTLDWLVEVKMPDAWDDQPIEVVEEAFAAQQNKPRVEWWDGLAGAEPMQAFHDRVANGIDSTLTDWGVEPLGENLWRVDPDAPRRVVAVAHGGTNSTVIAHLLGVEKEPWDWHRFAMGHASVAVLRTQRIAGAAIWSLTALGDVAHIDPGDRTA from the coding sequence ATGGAACTGGTGCTGGTCCGCCATGGACAACCTCGATGGGTGGTCGATGGGCGGAACCGAAACGACCCGGAACTGACCGAACGCGGCCACCTTCAAGCCCAGCGCGTCGCCCAGCGGCTCGGGGACCCCGCGTCGGACCCCCTCGATGGCCCGGTCGACCACCTCATCGTGTCACCAGCCCGGCGCGCCGCAGAGACCGCGTCGCCGATCGCCACCGCGCTCGACGTCGGCTCGACCACCTTGGATTGGTTGGTCGAGGTCAAGATGCCCGACGCCTGGGACGACCAGCCCATCGAGGTGGTGGAAGAGGCCTTCGCTGCCCAACAGAACAAGCCCCGAGTGGAATGGTGGGACGGCTTGGCTGGCGCCGAACCGATGCAGGCCTTCCATGACCGTGTGGCCAACGGCATCGACTCGACCCTCACCGACTGGGGAGTCGAACCCCTCGGCGAAAATCTCTGGCGTGTGGATCCAGACGCCCCCAGGAGGGTCGTGGCCGTGGCCCACGGTGGAACCAACAGCACCGTGATCGCCCACCTTCTCGGCGTCGAGAAGGAGCCGTGGGATTGGCACCGGTTCGCCATGGGTCACGCGTCGGTGGCGGTGCTCCGAACTCAGCGCATCGCCGGTGCCGCCATCTGGTCTCTCACTGCCCTCGGTGATGTGGCCCACATCGATCCAGGCGACCGAACGGCCTAG